The following proteins are co-located in the Acidicapsa acidisoli genome:
- a CDS encoding TonB-dependent receptor encodes MTRVRFRWPMLTTMLLVWMCAGATLILGQATNTGTVVGVVTDQSSAVVPGALITLTDPATNTSLTTTTNHAGEYVMQNVAPGKYDITVNKSGFRTDKIVGQTIEVGTQTTANFKLQVGSTQQTVEVQAMSTDLQTLNSTVGGTVDSEAIDSLPSLLHDVGTFTELQPGVSPDGSVAGAVGDQSTFSLDGGNNTNDMDGDMSVYTPSFAGDPTGIANQNAGVAAGPTGVLPTPADSVEEFKVNTANQTADFNNSAGAQVEIVTKRGTNQVHGSVYEYYLDNNFSANTWDNNLSGTPLPSYHYSKFGAGAGGPIAPSVLGGKTYLFALYQGWRYPNAQTYERVVPSANMRNGIVTFGGTTYDLKALDPRGIGVNPDVQTMWNKYEPPGNDTSCGSLLGTYCDGVNEVGFKGNLALPERDDFMVARLDHDFGDKWHFMTSYRYYRLTRATTNQVDIGGFFSGDKLGTPASAESRPQQPWYLVAGLTTNITAHMTNDFHYSFLRNYWSWSDNNAPPQISGLGGALEPFGESATKALVPFNVDTQDIRTRFWDGEDHFLRDDVSFLRGNHLLQFGGQYQHNFNYHQRTDNGGGINFTPTYQLGDSVGSGLIDLSALTAQGYPTGAAASRVAAAVYGMVTDSQVAYTRSGNSLTLNAPLTPASDKVTIPYYNVYFSDTWHMKPSFTLSFGMGWTLEMPPTEATGKQVEIVDASDEPIKTTDYLAQRKANALAGQAYNPELGFALVGNVGAGLKYPYNPFYGSFSPRVGAAWNPHFASDTVLGHLFGPDATVIRGGYGRIYGRLNGVDLVLVPLLGIGLIQPVQCRQALASGACGPANPTATTAFRIGVDGTSAPLAAASPTLPQPVYPGYNSAAGSASEGLDPEFRPNAVDSFDLTIQRQITRKTLIEVGYIGRLIHHEYQPVNLNAVPYMMTAGTQNFAQAYAALEKQLGCATSAAQCGAGGMPSAVSPQSFFENALKGTSYCAGFANCTTAVMNNEYSNLITQSVWSLWSDLDNGGFNFPRTMMNTPIPGSANGGSGQSTSGIAENASIGHGNYNGGFVSFALLDWHGLTMHENFTYSKALGTGAEVQATSEYTPNDPFNLDAMYGVQPFNRKLVFNTYMVWQDPYYKGQQGLMGRLAGGWSFAPIFTAGNGEPLYCNTNTDGQAFGGADGANYFDNEQCVFTSKYTAGVHSHYNISGGTDPYGNSVGTAVAGSGGAAVNMFKNPVAVFDQVRAPILGIDTKNPGVGPINGTPYWNVDMSLQKNIKIWERTTLQFSMIFTNVFNHNILVDPGGTSELAINSPSTWGVQSSQANIPRKMEFGLRVSF; translated from the coding sequence ATGACGCGAGTTAGATTCCGCTGGCCGATGCTGACAACAATGCTGCTGGTGTGGATGTGTGCGGGGGCAACTCTAATACTTGGCCAGGCGACGAACACGGGCACGGTAGTAGGCGTGGTTACAGACCAGAGCAGCGCGGTAGTTCCGGGCGCGCTGATTACTTTGACAGATCCTGCGACCAACACATCGCTCACCACGACCACCAATCATGCCGGCGAGTACGTGATGCAAAACGTTGCGCCGGGCAAGTATGACATCACCGTCAACAAATCCGGCTTTCGCACAGACAAGATTGTGGGTCAGACCATAGAGGTGGGCACGCAAACCACGGCCAATTTCAAGTTGCAGGTGGGCAGTACACAACAGACGGTCGAAGTACAGGCAATGAGTACAGATCTCCAGACGTTGAATTCGACTGTTGGCGGAACGGTAGATTCGGAAGCAATCGACTCGCTCCCGAGCCTCCTCCACGATGTCGGCACCTTTACCGAACTTCAACCCGGCGTGAGCCCCGACGGCAGCGTCGCTGGAGCAGTCGGCGACCAGAGCACATTCTCGCTTGACGGTGGAAACAATACGAATGACATGGATGGCGATATGTCCGTGTACACGCCGTCTTTCGCGGGCGACCCGACAGGCATCGCGAACCAGAATGCGGGCGTTGCGGCGGGCCCTACGGGCGTCTTGCCGACACCGGCGGACAGCGTGGAAGAGTTCAAGGTCAATACGGCCAACCAGACCGCGGACTTCAACAACTCGGCCGGCGCGCAGGTGGAGATCGTGACCAAGCGCGGAACCAACCAGGTTCACGGATCGGTCTACGAGTACTATCTGGACAACAACTTCAGCGCCAACACCTGGGATAACAATCTCTCCGGGACGCCGCTGCCGAGTTACCACTACAGCAAGTTTGGCGCCGGGGCAGGCGGTCCCATTGCACCAAGTGTTTTGGGAGGAAAAACATATCTGTTCGCCCTGTATCAGGGATGGCGCTATCCCAACGCACAGACTTACGAGCGTGTCGTTCCCTCAGCGAATATGCGCAACGGGATCGTCACTTTCGGCGGTACCACTTATGATCTCAAGGCCCTGGACCCGCGCGGCATTGGAGTCAACCCCGACGTCCAGACGATGTGGAACAAATATGAGCCGCCAGGGAACGACACGAGTTGCGGATCACTGCTGGGCACCTATTGCGACGGCGTCAACGAGGTAGGCTTCAAGGGTAACTTGGCGCTCCCCGAGCGCGACGACTTCATGGTTGCCCGCCTGGATCACGACTTCGGCGACAAGTGGCACTTCATGACGAGTTACCGCTATTACCGGCTCACCCGCGCCACGACCAACCAGGTGGATATTGGCGGTTTCTTTTCCGGTGACAAGCTCGGCACCCCGGCGTCGGCTGAGAGCCGTCCGCAGCAGCCGTGGTATCTGGTGGCAGGACTCACCACCAATATTACGGCGCATATGACCAATGACTTCCACTACAGCTTTCTGCGCAACTACTGGTCGTGGTCAGACAACAACGCCCCGCCGCAGATCTCCGGGCTGGGCGGAGCACTTGAGCCCTTCGGCGAATCCGCAACCAAGGCGCTCGTGCCCTTCAACGTGGACACGCAGGATATCCGGACACGTTTCTGGGACGGAGAGGATCACTTCCTGCGCGACGATGTTTCTTTCCTGAGAGGCAACCACCTTCTTCAGTTCGGCGGCCAGTATCAGCATAACTTCAACTACCACCAGCGCACGGACAACGGCGGCGGCATCAACTTCACCCCGACGTACCAACTCGGAGATTCGGTTGGCTCAGGGTTGATCGATCTCTCGGCGCTTACGGCTCAGGGGTATCCAACCGGCGCGGCGGCTTCTCGTGTGGCAGCCGCGGTGTACGGAATGGTGACGGATTCGCAGGTGGCGTATACCCGCTCTGGAAACAGCCTCACGCTGAATGCGCCTCTAACGCCGGCATCCGATAAAGTCACCATCCCTTACTACAACGTCTATTTCAGCGACACGTGGCACATGAAGCCGTCGTTCACGCTGTCGTTTGGCATGGGCTGGACGCTGGAGATGCCGCCGACGGAGGCGACAGGCAAGCAGGTAGAGATTGTGGATGCGTCCGATGAACCGATCAAGACGACGGATTATCTGGCGCAGCGCAAGGCGAATGCTCTGGCCGGTCAGGCGTACAATCCGGAACTCGGCTTCGCGCTGGTGGGCAACGTCGGCGCCGGGTTGAAATACCCGTACAATCCGTTCTACGGCTCGTTCAGTCCTCGCGTCGGTGCTGCGTGGAACCCGCATTTCGCGTCGGATACTGTTCTGGGCCATCTTTTCGGTCCTGACGCGACGGTGATACGCGGCGGGTATGGGCGCATCTATGGACGCCTGAATGGTGTGGACCTGGTGCTGGTGCCCCTGCTGGGAATCGGCCTGATCCAGCCGGTGCAATGCAGGCAGGCCCTTGCCAGCGGCGCTTGCGGACCGGCGAATCCAACTGCGACAACGGCTTTCCGTATCGGCGTTGATGGCACCTCGGCGCCGTTGGCCGCGGCCAGCCCTACGCTGCCTCAGCCGGTCTATCCGGGTTACAACTCAGCCGCGGGTTCGGCCAGCGAGGGGCTCGATCCGGAATTCCGTCCCAATGCGGTTGATTCCTTCGACTTGACGATTCAGCGCCAGATCACTCGCAAGACACTGATCGAGGTGGGTTACATTGGGCGTCTGATTCACCATGAATATCAGCCAGTCAACCTCAACGCAGTTCCTTACATGATGACAGCAGGCACGCAGAACTTCGCCCAGGCCTACGCTGCGCTCGAGAAACAGCTCGGTTGCGCTACCTCGGCGGCGCAGTGCGGCGCAGGGGGTATGCCAAGCGCGGTCTCACCTCAGTCTTTCTTTGAGAACGCGCTCAAAGGGACTAGCTATTGTGCTGGCTTTGCCAACTGCACCACGGCGGTCATGAACAATGAATACTCCAACCTGATCACCCAGTCCGTGTGGAGTCTCTGGTCCGACCTGGACAATGGCGGCTTCAACTTTCCTCGCACCATGATGAACACGCCGATTCCCGGTTCCGCGAACGGCGGAAGCGGCCAGTCGACAAGCGGTATTGCAGAGAACGCGAGCATAGGCCACGGAAACTATAACGGCGGCTTTGTCAGCTTCGCACTGCTGGACTGGCACGGCCTCACAATGCATGAGAACTTCACCTATAGCAAGGCGTTGGGCACCGGCGCCGAGGTGCAGGCGACCAGCGAATACACGCCCAACGATCCGTTCAATCTGGACGCGATGTACGGCGTGCAGCCTTTCAACCGGAAGCTGGTCTTCAACACTTACATGGTCTGGCAGGACCCTTACTACAAGGGCCAGCAAGGGCTGATGGGGCGGCTGGCGGGCGGCTGGTCTTTCGCGCCGATATTCACGGCGGGCAACGGAGAGCCTCTCTACTGCAACACCAATACGGACGGGCAGGCATTCGGCGGCGCCGACGGTGCGAACTACTTCGACAATGAGCAGTGCGTCTTCACCAGCAAGTACACTGCCGGTGTTCACTCGCATTACAACATCAGCGGAGGAACGGACCCCTACGGCAATTCCGTCGGAACGGCAGTCGCAGGCAGCGGCGGCGCAGCGGTCAATATGTTTAAGAACCCGGTCGCAGTCTTCGATCAGGTACGCGCGCCGATTCTGGGCATCGACACCAAGAATCCAGGTGTAGGTCCAATTAACGGCACACCGTACTGGAACGTGGATATGAGCCTTCAGAAGAACATCAAGATCTGGGAGCGAACCACCCTCCAGTTCTCGATGATCTTCACCAACGTATTCAATCACAACATCCTTGTTGACCCAGGTGGAACTTCAGAGCTTGCCATCAACTCACCAAGCACCTGGGGCGTGCAATCGTCCCAGGCCAACATCCCACGCAAGATGGAGTTTGGCCTCCGGGTCAGCTTCTGA